One window from the genome of Nicotiana sylvestris chromosome 9, ASM39365v2, whole genome shotgun sequence encodes:
- the LOC138878128 gene encoding uncharacterized protein gives MPLATILEVDIFDVWGIDFIGPFVSSCGNTYILVVVDYVSKWVEDVALSNNEAWSVVAFLKKNIFTRFGTPRAIISDGGSHFCNKAFDTLIAKYGVNYKVSTPYHPQASGTAYKAPIANLWVEQLNKLDEFQFHAYSSSSLYKDKMKYLHDKYARSKEFKEGDLVLLFNSQLRLFPGKLKSKWSGPFEVVLVTLFGALDFKNKNGKIFRVSGHRVKHYPGKFDDSHVVAMIHLK, from the exons atgcctctcgctactattcttgaggttgacatatttgatgtgtggggcattgacttCATAGGACCCTTTGTGAGTTCATGTGGAaacacatacattctagtggttgttgattatgtttccaaatgggttgaggaTGTGGCTTTATCCAACAACGAGGCCTGGAGTGTGGTGGCTTTTCTCAAGAAGAATATCTTTACTCgatttggcactcctagagcgatcatcagtgatgggggttctcatttctgCAATAAGGCATTCGACACTTTgattgcaaagtatggtgtcaattacaaggtttcaaccccttaccatcctcaggctagtgg gactgcttacaaggctccgattg caaatcttTGGGTGGAGCAACTCAATAAGCTTGATGAGTTCCAAtttcatgcctattccagctcgtcattgtataaggacaagatgaagtacttacatgacaagtaTGCCCGTAGCAAGGAATTCAAAGAAGGTGACTtagttctcttattcaactcccAGTTACGACTGTTCCCGGGAAAGctgaagtcaaaatggagtggaccttttgaggtggtgcttgtaactctatttggtgctcttgattttaaaaacaaaaatggtaaaaTCTTCAGAGTTAGTGGGCACAGAGTGAAGCACTATCCTGgcaagtttgatgacagccacgtggtggcaatgatccatctcaaatga